The Capra hircus breed San Clemente chromosome 22, ASM170441v1, whole genome shotgun sequence DNA segment GCCAACCTCAGGAGGACAGAGAAAAGCCTCAGTGTCCATTCTCACGTGCAAAGGTACCCAGAGTCTTCAGGAAGATGCAGCTTACCTGAGTCTCAGATTCCCAGTGAGAAGAAAGGAATGGGGTTGGGAATTGGGAGCTGGGACTTCTGACCCTGTTATATATATAGGTAGACTAGGACCTCAGTTTCTGTTTTGACAACTAAGTACGTGGCATATGGAACTGTCAGTCCAGAACAGGGTTTGTGGGCAcaaagggagaacctccctgaAGTTCTTTcccagggagaagaggaggcagcataGCTTAAGTCCTAAAATTTCCATTAGCAGAGGGGAAACCATGAGACATACTTTATGTCCGGTTAGACCTTTACTCTGGGACGGGAGACACAGTGCCCTCTCTTGCCATCCCTTAGGGGTTAATGATCTCAATGTGAAACTGCAGGTGAGTGGCTGTGACTACACAGTGGccccggaggagggcacaggTCTGGCAGTTGTGGCACTGCCAGTGGTGTTGGATGACATAGATGGCATTGAGCACTTGGCAGTATCGCCAGTGGATGCGCCACATACGAACGAAAGACTGGAGCTTGACCACCGCCCTCTCTCTGTGTGCATAGGCGATCAGGGCTGCCCTCCGCTTCTTCTGCAGCAGCCTGTCCATCGTCAGTCTCCACCAGCTCTGAATGATCCAAGTGCTCAGGGCTGCATGCAACAGTGTCCGGCGCACCAGGGTGCCACGCCACCAGGCCTGGATCTTCTTGGctgctctttctcttcttccatttttagTGTTCTAGGCAGAGATAAGAGAGACCACTCAGAGAACTGCCTGCCACCAACTTGTAGGATATTTCTGGAAAGGGCCTGGTTCTCTTCATTTCCCTACTTTGGAGAGTTCAGGACAGTAGCAGGACACTGATCAAGAGGCCCTAGGTGCTGAGTTCTCCTCTGCCACTAAAGACACATCTCCTTGCCCTCAGAGTCACAGCAGCCTCCTCCTGACTACCTCTCAGGTGCATGGATCAAGGCAAAAACCATTAGTAACTAGAAGCAAGCATTAGGGGTATGAGGGACTTTGTTAGTCATATTCTACCCCATCAGTGCTTATTGGGTTTTGGAGGTTTGGCTTCATAGTGCTTTTGCCTGGTATTCTCTGCTAATTCTAGTCCTACTGATTGATTGCTTTCTGCCACAACAGTGTATTTCAATATGGTTGTTGGCTTTTAACACCCTCATCATGTATTCTACTCCCAGCTTCTACATGTTGAGAACATTCTTTCTAATTCAGGGTCTTCACATTCTCATCTCCCGGCTCGTGTGTTTCTTGatggctttccttttctccattcacTCGTCATGTTGCAGTCAAACCCAGACCCAGAGTTCTTGCTGAGAATGGAGTGGAGGGAAAAGGAGCCAATGTTGAGTTGACTCCTGACTATCTTAAACTCAAAGATAACTGTGGCCTAAGAGGCACAATTCCACATCCTCGTGACACTAACATAAATGTCCTGGATATCTGTACATTATACAGAGATTTTACCTACCTCTCTTTTCTTCTGCTGCTCTTTCTTCCTCATCACAGTTATTTCTTCATAGTCCTCAATGACAATTTGAATTAAATGGCCCTCTTTCTGTTTtcagaaataaatgggaaatgaATGGAAGAGTGAAAGCTACTGTTTCTCTCTATGGCTCTGCACAAAAGCTACCTACTGCCTCACATCCCCCCTTTTTCCCAAACCCATAAAGTCTTTGGTGAGTCCTACCCACCCTCAAGCCTGCTTGAAGTATCTGAACACGTCTCTTACACAAAACCGAACCCCCATGGCTTCTCTCTTGATGGTTCCTTCGTTCGTCTACTTCCCAAGGTCTGGCACAAGTCATATGAGGGGGAAAGCCCTGAGTTAACAATGGCTTTATGACATGAGGATTAGGATATCTGCACATAGGCTGAGTCTTCCTCAGAAGCAAGATCCATGGGAACTTGTATTACCTGTCCACTTCCCTTCTGTCAGAAACGTATCAGAGCTCAGAGTAGAAAGATAGGGCATTCAGGTACCATTCCTCCAGTGAGGCCCGTCCACATCCTCTCTTAAAACTAGTCACACAGGAGGGCAAGACGGACCATGGCAGTATAGCTCCATTCagctctcttgtgtctcctcagACTTAGCACTTCCTGTCTTCCCTGGATTCAGGTTTTGGTAACTCAGTGCACCATCAGTCagctcagttgagttcagttcagtcgcccagtcgtgttcgactctgcgaccccatgagtcgcagcacgccaggcctccctgtccatcaccaactcccagagttcactcagactcacgtccatcgagtccgtgatgccatccagccatctcatcctctgtcgtccccttctcctcctgaccccaatccctcccagcatcagagtcttttccaatgagtcaactcttcacatgaggtggccaaagtattggagtttcagctttagcatcattccttccaaagaaatcccagggctgatctccttcagaatggactggttggatctccttgcagtccaagggactctcaagagtcttctccaacaccacagttcaaaagcatcaattcttcggcactcagttttcttcacagtccaactctcacatccatacatgaccactggaaaaaccatagccttgactagacggaccttagttggcaaagtaatgtctctacttttgaatatactatctaggttggtcataacttttcttccaaggactaagcgtcttaatttcatggctgcaatcacaatctgcagtgattttggaggccccaaaaatgaagtcagccactgtttccactgtttccccatctatatcccatgaggtgatgggactggatgccatgatcttcgttttctgaatgttgagctttaagccaactttttcactctcctctcactttcatcaagaggctttttagttcctcttcactttctgccataagggtggtgtcatctgcatatctgaggttattgatatttctcctggcaatcttgattccagcttgtgtttcttccagtccagcgtttctcattatgtagtctgcatataagttaaataagcagagtgacaatatacagcctcgacgtactccttttcctatttggaaccagtctgttgttccattccagttctaactgttgcttcctgacctgcatacagacttctcaagaggcaggtcaggtggtctggtattcccatctctttcagaattttccacagttgattgtgatccacacagtcaaaggctttggcatagtcaagaaagcagaaatagatgtttttctggaactctcttgctttttccatgatccagcatatgttggcaatttgagctctggttcctccgccttttctaaaaccagcttgaatatcaggaatttcatggttcacgtatcgctgaagcctggcttgaagaattttgagcattacttcactagcatgtgaaccATAGGAAACTAGAAAGAGAGACCAGCTGGATCTAGAAAGCAGTAGAATAAAAGCAACAATATAAAACtaattaaatagaaaacaataatGAGTAGTGCGAGGTAGATTTTGAAGGTGATATCTTTCAAattgcagcttccctggtgactcagtggtaaagaactgacctgccagtgcaggagacctaagagaggcgggttcgacccctgggttgggaagatcccctggaggagggcacagcaacccactctagttttcttgcctgcaaaatcccctggacagaggagcctggtgggctacagtccacggggttgcaaagagtcagacacgactgaagggactgagcacacacacacagagtatataTGTCAGTGTCAAACTCTCACTTTATCCTCCCCCTCATGGCctcataaccataagtttgttttctacatccatGACTCTACGTCTATTTTGTAAAAAGTTAAtttgtttaattaggtcctatttgtttatttttgcttctatttccaatattctgggaggtgggtcatagaggatcctgctgtgatgtatgtcagagagtgttttgcttatgttctcttctagaagttttatagtttctgatcttacatttagatctttaatccattttgagtttatttttgtgtatggtgttagaaagtgttctagtttcattcttttacaagtagttgaccaattttcccagaaccacttgttaaagagattgtttttaatccagtgtatattcttgcctcctttgtcaaagataaggtgcccataggtgtgtggatttatctctaggctttctattttgttccactgatctatatatctgtctttgtgccagtaccatactgtcttgactgtggctttgtagtagagcctgaagtcaggcaggttgattcctccagctccattcttctttctcaagattgccttggctattcgaagttttttgtatttccatacaaattgtgaaattatttgttctagctctgtgaaaaatactgtagaTAGCTTGATaaggaattgcactgaatctataaattgctttgggtagtatactcattttcactatattgattcttccaatccatgaacatggtatatttctccatctattagtgtcctctttgatttctttcaccagtgttttatagttttctatatataggtctttagtttctttaggtagatatattcctaagtattttattcttttcattgcaatggtgagtggaattgttcccttaatttctctttctattttctcattattagtgtataggaatgcaagggatttctgtgtgctgactttatatcctgcaactttactatattcattgattagctctagtaattaaacttagaagcttctgcacaacaaaggaggTTTCACTATAagcaggtgaaaagacagccttcagaatgggagaaataatagcaaatgaaacaactgacaaacaactaatctcaaaaatatacaagcaactcctgcagctcaattccagaaaaataaatggcccaatcaaaaaatgggccaaagaactaaatagacatttctccaaagaagacatacagatggctaacaaacacatgaaaagatgctcaacatcactcattatcagagaaatgcaaatcaaaaccacaatgaggtacgatttcacgccagtcagaatggctgcaatccaaaagtctacaagcaataaatgctggaaagggtgtggagaaaagggaacccttttacactgttggtgggaatgcaaactagcacagccactatggagaacagtgtggtgattccttaaaaaactggaaatatgctgcagagtagaaattaacaccaaaaaaaaaaaaaaaacaaactggaaatagaactgccttatgacccagcaatcccacttctgggcatacacactgaggaaaccagaattgaaagagacacatgtaccccaatgttcattgcagcactgtttataatagccaggacatggaaacaacctagatgtccatcagcagatgaatggataagaaagctgtggtacatatacacaatggagtattactcagccattaaaaagaatacatttgaatcagttctaatgaggtggatgaaattggaaactattatacagagtgaagtaagccagaaagaaaaacaccaatacagtatactaacacatatatatggaatttagaaagatggtaatgataaccctgtatgtgagacagcaaaagagacacagatgtatagaacagtcttttggactctgtgggagagggagagggtgggatgatttgggggaatggcattgaaacatgtataatatcatatatgaaatgagtcaccagcccaggttcaatgcatgatactggatgcttggggctggtgcactgggatgacccagagggaaggtacggggagggaggagggaagggggttcaggatggggaacatgtgtatacctgtggtggatacatgttgatgtatggcaaaaccaatatgatattgtaaagtaattaacctccaattaaaataaataaatttatatttaaaaatatgaaaaaaaaaaaaaaggaactaccGGTCCTTGGCCTGGAGGTTGGGAACCTCTGCTGTagcagatccaaaaaaaaaaaaaaaattaatttgtacctttaaaaaaaaagatttcacatgtaactgctatcatatgatatttgtctttctgtgtctgacttacttcacttaatatgacaaTCTCCAGGTCTATCcctattgctgcaaatggcattattttattatttttatggctgagtaatagtccattgtataaatgtatgaTACctcctttacccattcctctgttgatggacacttaggttgctccatctcctggctactgtaaacagtgcttcagggaacattggggtgtatgtatatttttgaattaaagttttctccaagtatatgcctaggagtgggattgctgggtcatatggtagttctattttcagtgttttaaggaacctccatactgttctccacagtggctatatcaaattacattcccaacaacagtgcaagagggttcccttttcttcacacccttgcagcatttattgtttgtagatttcttgATGAAGGCCATTCTGAAGGTATcaagtgatacttcattgtagttttgatttgcatttctttaataattagtgatactgagcattttttcatgtgctttttggccatctgtatgtcttctttggagaaatgtcttttgtaaattttctgctcagtttttgacagggttgtttgttttttgatattaagcttcatgagctgtttatatattttggaaagtaatccATTGTCAGCTGCTTtgcttgcaaacattttctcacattcttaagtttgtctttttgttttgtttatggtttccttgaattccgggagttggtgatggacagggaggcttggagtgctgcgattcatggggtcgcaaagagtcggacacaactgagcgactgaactgaactgaacttgctgcacaaaagattttaagtttaattagacctcatttatttttgtttttattttcatcactataggaaatgaatttaaaaaaatcttgctggAAATCATGTCAGGAgcattctatgttttcctctaagaattttgttgtgtccagccttacatttaggtctttgatctattttgagtttatttctgtgtatggtgttagggagtgttgtattttcattcttttacacgcagttgtccagttttcccagcgccaTTTATTGAAGGGActctttttcttcattgtatattcttgcctcctttgtcatagattatgTGACCATGGGAGTGACAGTTTATCTCCagactttctgtcttgttccattgatctatatttctgtttttgtgccagtaccgtgctgttttgattactgtagctttgtagtatgtctgaagtcaggaagcctgattcctccagcttcacttttctttctcaggattgctttgctgggatttccctggtgtccagttgttaagaattcacctgccaatgcaggggacatggattctatccctggtccaggaagattccacatgccacagggcaagaaagcccatgtgccacaaccactgagtctgCCCTCTAGAGCCTgaaagctgcaactgctgagcctgagtgccctagaacccatgcttATGCCCGAGAGtgtgtgctccacaacaagagaagccatggcaataagaagcccgtgcaccataaTTAGAGTAGCCATTGCTcgccacaagtagagaaagcctgccagcagtgatgaagacccagcgcagccaaaaataaataaacaaatattttaaaaatcagctgctcaaaaatatatgtattaattataataaatagaGATGGCATGCTGACTCTAGAGtgggcaggcttcagtagttataaCATGTGGACTCAGTATTTGCAGTTTGCAGGCTCCATAGTGTGTGAACTTCAGTATGGTTCATAGGCtttagagcataggctcagtagttgtggtgcataggcttagttgccccatggcatgtggaatcttcccagaccagggatcgaacccacgtcccgtgcattggcaggcagattcctaaccactgaaccactggggagtTCACCCATGAGCTTCTTACAGACACCAGAAAATGTTTCAACTTTGTGTTCCACATTGTTCTGCTGTGTTTTATCCAAATGAACCTTTATGAGCCAGCTGCCATTCAGTTTCTTGCAGATTCTCTTGCCTGTAATCTCACTTGGGGAAACCAAATCTTCCAGGATCACCTCATGCACGGTTGTCAGACTGCAGCTCCTGGGatgcttttgcttatttttttgtaTGGCTTTTTTGAGTTGGCTTAGGCAGAATTCTCCTCTGAGCAACAGATGACGTGTTTCCTGCAGGACTTCTCCAAGTCATGCAATAGTCAGACCTGGaatttttggaaatatttcatttgaggaataagaaaaaagattaaaagagcTTTTTGACCAACACTAACTTCAGTGGCCTTGGCAGCTGTGATTGTTCAACTCCCGCAGCTGGGTTTTCAGGTCTGAGTTCATCTCCAACTCCAGGAGGGTGTAGAAGATTTCAGACTGGAACTTGTCCAGCTTCTCACCATTGGGCTTCATGATCTTTGCCCTGGAATGAACATGGCTTTGATCTTGCCAATGTGGCTGACACTGTTTTCCCCCAACACTTGGAGGCCTAGGCCTCAGGAGAGCTTGTTAAATccaggaggcagaggggaagAGGCAGGAATAGCGTGAGTGGAGAAACAAGAAGAACCACAGAGAAATGGTAGAAGCCTAGAGTCCTAGGAAGCACTCTCATAATTTCTTAAGTGATAAGAGCACGAAGAGtatcttttgttctaatatttgGTCTTTGAACTGGATTTTGATACAGAGTTCCTGAAATTCTTATGATTTCCTGGGTGTTAGAAGTATCCTTTGTTCCATTGTGGTGACTCTGGGAGAGCTCCTGGATGGACTAACGCTGAGGCTGGTCATCAAAAAGATCAAAACAGGATTAAAACACGGAATTTTTAGTTTAAAACCCTTTttcttgagaagggaaaggccagaaATAAGGTTTTCCTCAAGTGtcaaatttaaagtattttttatgaGCAGTAAAGGAGACACATAGAAGACTCACAGGAGGCAGAAAGTGACCTTTCCCATTCAGAAGGGTAAGAATCGTAGATTTTTCTACTGTAGTGGTGTTCCCTAGATAAGTTGCCACAGCATCACTTGGAAATATGTTAGAAATACTCATTCTTGGGAACATGATATGCTTAGCCAGAAATGATGGGTGGGGTTCACAGTCTGCTTTAATTAAACCTTCCATGTCATTGGGACCATtgatgaaatttgaaaaatattgccTTGACAATTTCCCTGTAGACCCATAATAGGATCTTTTCATGGTGAGACTACCCACTTTCTTTAGAAGGTAGAGTGCAgaggttattctttttttttaatataaatttatttattttaattggaggttaattactttacactattgtattggttttgccatacatcaacatgaatccaccacaggtatacacgtgttccccatcctgaactcccctccctcagAGGTTATTCTTGAGTGAAGACTGACAGGCACATGCTTTGCCTGAGTAGAgtagagggcaagagaagaaccTGACCAGTTCATCTATTCCTCATGCAGCTGTTTCATGAACGGCTGATGATTGCCCATGGCTTCCTCCTGCTGACTAGTTGAACTAGGCAAGTCATAACACTCCACTTCTGGCTCTCAGGTGACCAATCCATGATTAGATTCACTCTCAGATCATTCAAATTCTAGATGAGGCAACAAGAGAAACACACTGAGATGGGGGCATACTGGGTTTATTTGGTGTTaccagagccaccaggaagggcAATGAGAGAGTGAGGTAGGAAAGGCCATGCTGTGCAGGCTTATGTAGCCCAAGGCAGGTAGGGGGACTtttggaattcagttcagttcagttcagtcactcagtcgtgtccaactctttgtgaccccatggactgcagcacgccaggcctccctgtccatcaccgactcctggagtttactcaaactcatgtctattgagtcggtgatgccatccaaccatctcatcctctgtcgtccccttctccttctgccttcaatctttccaagcatcagggtcttttcaaatgagtcagctctttgcatcaggtggccaaagtattggagtttcagcatcagtccttccaaggaatattcaggaatgacttcctttaggactgactggttggatccctttgcagtccaagggactctcaagattcttctccaataccacagttcaaaagcatcaattcttcagcgttcagcaggcagattcctaagcaaatacatagtttcgttaagatagcttaagaaaaacatttccatgagaaaaacacattggttaaATCAAGGCAGAACCAggtgtctcttttaatttttttgtagagaaggaaaaaaatgtatgccACTTGCAGTTAATTTCCTCCTACTGCTTGGGGACTTCTTGCCTTCCTACCTATTACCCTCTCATAACCATTGATTTACATGGGGTTGTCCAACtctcccaacaccacttgctgaatagatgtcttttccccattatatattcttgtctcctttgttgaagattttttaaaagatttattttatttttagctgtacTGTGTCTTTGTTGTGCaagggccttctctagttgtagcaaacTCCCTGGTTGTGGTGTGCAGACTCCTCACTTATTGTGGTGGTCTCTCTTATTGTGGAGCTCGGGTCTAGGCACACAGGCTGCAGTATTGTGGATCCTGGGCTGtaaagcacagactcagtagttgtggtacacaggcttggttgctccacaaCATGTGGAGACCAGGGCTCAATCCACTGTCCCCTGAATttcagggtggattcttaaccactggactactggggaagcccctgctgAAGACTAACTGACCAttggtgtatgggtttatttctgggttctctattctgtcccattgatctataggtctgtttttgtgccatattgttttgactactgtagctttgtagtattgtctgaagtctggaagggtcgtgtctcctgctttgttctttttcctcaggattgctttgccaattctgggtctttctgggttccatataaattttaggattttttttgtttcag contains these protein-coding regions:
- the IQCF2 gene encoding IQ domain-containing protein F2 isoform X2, coding for MGVRFCKEGHLIQIVIEDYEEITVMRKKEQQKKREMRIRERAAKKIQAWWRGTLVRRTLLHAALSTWIIQSWWRLTMDRLLQKKRRAALIAYAHRERAVVKLQSFVRMWRIHWRYCQVLNAIYVIQHHWQCHNCQTCALLRGHCVVTATHLQFHIEIINP
- the IQCF2 gene encoding IQ domain-containing protein F2 isoform X1 translates to MGVRFCKEGHLIQIVIEDYEEITVMRKKEQQKKRENTKNGRRERAAKKIQAWWRGTLVRRTLLHAALSTWIIQSWWRLTMDRLLQKKRRAALIAYAHRERAVVKLQSFVRMWRIHWRYCQVLNAIYVIQHHWQCHNCQTCALLRGHCVVTATHLQFHIEIINP